A single Ptiloglossa arizonensis isolate GNS036 chromosome 2, iyPtiAriz1_principal, whole genome shotgun sequence DNA region contains:
- the Aprt gene encoding adenine phosphoribosyltransferase produces MDKNEKIMLLRKIIKSYPDFPKSGIVFLDVFDIFHNVTALRAMKDLIMEHVSCLEVDLIVGLDSRGFLLGPLISIELGKPFLPIRKKGKLPGKVIQKNFDSEYAQSTFEIQIDYISKRARVIIVDDLLATGGSMAAAVELIKSAEAEVVECLVIIELTRLKGREKLSVPVHSLLQYD; encoded by the exons atggacaaaaatgaaaaaattatgttATTGCGGAAAATAATTAAGAGTTATCctgattttcccaagtctggtaTTGTATTTCT TGATGTATTTGATATATTCCACAATGTGACAGCATTGAGAGCAATGAAAGATTTGATAATGGAGCATGTTTCATGTCTTGAAGTTGATTTGATTGTAGGTCTTGATTCAAGGGGTTTCCTGCTTGGACCTCTTATTTCTATAGAATTGGGAAAACCTTTCTTACCTATTAGGAAGAAAGGTAAACTTCCAGGAAAGGTGATTCAAAAAAACTTTGATTCTGAATATGCACAG AGTACATTTGAGATACAAATAGATTACATAAGCAAAAGAGCAAGAGTAATTATTGTAGATGATCTACTAGCAACAGGAG GTTCAATGGCTGCTGCGGTAGAATTAATAAAATCAGCTGAAGCTGAAGTGGTTGAATGTTTAGTCATAATTGAGTTAACTAGATTAAAGGGAAGAGAGAAACTTAGTGTACCTGTTCATTCATTACTTCAGTATGATTGA
- the LOC143143312 gene encoding TBC1 domain family member 31, translating to MYKKKWYDLKKVDDIFELEPEIIKKTQCSSRVNFMHLAFDCYEEHLVTIDSAGYLYYMGLSKDSPSYQKLGNVGQSTFVIFNPLNKYEILVGLTKADIKILRVDVNITEFCLLTAHKLPPVHISFYKKYCLTSSRKEVVIWCLRSCSKAQQLKVSTKNVVIKKASFSNLGHIVVLYYNDTLQAWNFNQLEDDVKIDAKTFGVRNIKDFVFTQNGRAMILSSAQNKIIILNTWDWNVLKSLHLPDNFVGPKQLSLVPSPLDGGANNILACVSPSCTLYFFDLNKSCITHTLQTIKPIRKIAVSSTGRYIAYIEEEGHLKLLIAEKFFSQKCKPLQKLKEPYRPCAHGIHDHLHCVRHLIEQELHTERLIPILKEFGEYPEAYRVLIWSTILKLPSNRNAYSALTNKAVNANFTSELLKNYPLANRSKKVLLMTTINCLVHWCPLLTQCSFLPNLVFPFLMVFQKDPLLGFELILSILLNYCQKWFEYHPLPPLNVLGIVENILLHTDPSLLNIFCKRRVTSSEYAWPLLKTAMSEVLSGPEWLILWDYLISFKRPSLLLMSVIAYNICSREIIISSLHSPEHFKRYFTSQGHITAKELLKIAQQLDNDIPLRIHPSRYLRNELITLSLKGPYPPFMLHDFPKFLTDDISILELEKLRIKERIMHERNCKAMEIAEAKRLKRETEVFMNQIHQTRLNEVQKCIKEQLSDLDWRCRTTADMQKTQETYEHICEHFHNLPKLDIDISNHEAILDVKNKKSKHYEQLQQNVDKLEYEVQSLLNSLRSQKSKTENT from the exons atgtataagaAGAAATGGTATGATCTGAAGAAAGTTGATGATATTTTTGAACTTGAaccagaaataattaaaaaaacgcAGTGTTCTTCAAGGGTTAATTTTATGCATTTGGCGTTTGATTGCTATGAGGAACATCTTGTTACAATTGATTCAGCAGGATATTTGTATTATATGGGCCTATCAAAGGATTCTCCATCTTATCAAAAATTAGGAAATGTTGGACAATCAACATTCGTAATATTTAATCCtctaaataaatatgaaatattagtAGGTCTCACTAAAGctgatataaaaattttaagggTGGATGTAAATATTACAGAATTTTGCTTATTAACTGCTCATAAATTACCACCTGTACATATTTCCTTTTATAAAAAGTATTGTTTAACTAGTTCGCGTAAAGAAGTTGTAATATGGTGTCTACGTTCTTGTAGTAAAGCTCAACAGTTAAAAGTTAGTACAAAGAATGTTGTGATAAAGAAAGCAAGTTTTTCTAACTTAGGACATATTGTTgtattatattacaatgatacTTTACAAGCATGGAATTTCAATCAATTGGAAGATGATGTTAAAATTGATGCAAAAACATTTGGTGTGCGAAATATTAAAGACTTTGTTTTTACCCAAAATGGAAGAGCAATGATTCTGTCTAGTgctcaaaataaaattattattttgaatacaTGGGACTGGAATGTATTAAAGAGTTTGCATTTACCAGACAATTTTGTAGGACCAAAGCAATTATCACTTGTACCATCACCCTTGGATGGTGGTGCAAATAATATATTAGCATGTGTTTCACCAAGTTGTActctttatttcttcgatctGAATAAGAGTTGTATTACTCATACCTTACAAACTATCAAGCCCATAAGGAAAATTGCAGTTTCTTCAACTGGCAGATATATAGCATATATAGAGGAAGAAGGACATTTAAAATTACTAATCGCTGAGAAATTCTTTTCGCAGAAGTGTAAACCCTTGCAAAAGTTAAAAGAACCATATAGACCATGTGCACATGGAATACATGATCACTTACATTGTGTCAGACATCTTATAGAACAAGAATTGCATACAGAAAGATTAATACCTATTTTGAAAGAATTTGGAGAATATCCTGAAGCATATCGGGTACTAATATGGTCAACTATTTTAAAATTGCCAAGTAATAGAAATGCATATAGTGCTTTAACTAATAAGGCAGTAAATGCAAATTTTACTTCAGAACTTTTGAAAAACTATCCATTAGCAAATCGGAGTAAAAAGGTATTATTAATGACAACAATAAATTGCTTAGTACATTGGTGTCCTTTGTTAACCCAatgttcatttttaccaaacttAGTATTTCCATTTCTTATGGTCTTTCAG AAGGATCCTCTACTTGGTTTTGAACTCATACTAAgcatattattaaattattgtcaAAAGTGGTTTGAATATCATCCTTTACCACCGTTAAATGTGTTAGGAATAGTAGAAAATATTCTCCTGCATACAGATCcatctttattaaatattttttgtaaacgaAGAGTAACTTCCAGCGAATATGCATGGCCACTTTTAAAGACTGCAATGAGCGAAGTTTTATCTGGTCCTGAATGGTTAATTTTATGGGACTATTTAATATCTTTTAAAAGACCATCTCTTTTGTTAATGAGTGTCATTGCATATAATATTTGCTCTCGTGAAATCATAATTTCCTCATTACATTCACCAGAAcattttaaacgatattttACTAGTCAAGGCCACATTACAGCCAAAGAGTTATTAAAAATTGCTCAACAACTTGATAATGATATACCATTAAGAATACATCCTAGTCGCTATCTCAG aaaTGAATTAATTACATTGTCTTTAAAAGGACCATATCCGCCATTTATGTTACatgattttccaaaatttttaacAGATGACATTTCTATTTTGGAATTGGAGAAATTAAGGATCAAAGAACGAATTATGCATGAACGCAATTGTAAAGCCATGGAAATTGCAGAGGCAAAGAGACTAAAACGTGAAACAGAAGTTTTTATGAATCAAATTCACCAAACAAGACTGAATG AAGTACAAAAATGTATTAAAGAACAATTATCTGATTTGGATTGGAGATGCAGAACAACAGCAGATATGCAGAAAACGCAAGAAACGTATGAGCATATTTGTGAACATTTTCATAATCTTCCAAAATTAGATATTGATATTTCAAATCATGAAGCTATTCTAGATGTTAAAAACAAGAAATCGAAACACTATGAACAATTGCAACAAAATGTAGACAAATTGGAATATGAAGTACAAAGTCTCTTGAATTCTTTAAGATCTCAGAAATCAAAAACAGAAAATACTTGA
- the Nrt gene encoding neurotactin isoform X2 — MSQGDQEKSMDKKEIAEEEREKMLNAENTKHTVASPAPDSESEEQKPKKKIPIGGIKMPGFCRTKSKEPCKEGEVELGTTGAAGLASVETLNDSAGEKNPIGNEDGMETVRLDGDAPDDIESPKQHFLVACISAARRNLFVLVATLCILISVIIIICVASVGPKKASTQLVKDGNYVEAVASCGPVQGISEDGAFAFRGIPYAIPPLENRRWQPAESLRRIEHCWTDTYLAHNSSDVCWQWDASGGAIGTENCLHLDVFTPEVRYDSPLPVVVMIGAETLSSGSPGVMQPSAKLARVRDMVFVRPNFRLGIFGFLAAEPLTRTTHPPTSGNYGLSDIIAALQWVQLNIENFGGNKKSVTVWGHRAAGTLVTTLVGTRRTKGLFSRVWISSGSAIFPGRELEVSEKLSEQFLDSIKCSDAACLRSKSAEELMASIPETWKLGNVGLPETREAKSKDGRHEWLVLDRVILQEPVGQIWTRDEFTTKIVMGTTAHAGVPLKYLNSNMTLNSTQVEKIVRESLLGTMGLADEALRRYNATLKGLLSMISDIRVVCPLLTVARMKTNIPFYVATQPRGQIADPDSDAAAILGSFAARTPAEKRHVSAMQQLFNHYVWHGEVAQADSNGVKRVLIVEQDTLPERDYPNCDVWIEKNIVPSYGRVD, encoded by the exons ATGAGCCAGGGGGATCAAGAAAAGAGCATGGATAAGAAGGAAATTGCGGAGGAGGAGAGGGAGAAGATGCTGAACGCTGAAAATACGAAGCACACGGTAGCATCGCCCGCACCAGACTCGGAATCCGAAGAACAGAAGCCTAAAAAGAAAATCCCGATTGGTGGCATTAAGATGCCTGGCTTTTGCCGTACGAAGAGCAAGGAACCCTGCAAA GAAGGTGAAGTAGAATTAGGGACAACTGGAGCTGCGGGATTAGCTAGCGTTGAAACGCTTAACGATAGCGCAGGGGAAAAAAATCCCATTGGCAATGAAGATGGTATGGAAACTGTTCGACTCGATGGAGACGCTCCAGATGATATAGAATCTCCAAAGCAACACTTTCTCGTTGCTTGCATATCTGCTGCAAGAAGGAATTTGTTCGTGCTAG TGGCGACCCTATGTATTCTAATAtccgtcatcatcatcatctgCGTTGCTTCTGTCGGTCCAAAAAAAGCTTCTACGCAACTAGTAAAAGATGGAAATTACGTCGAGGCTGTTGCTTCTTGCGGCCCTGTGCAGGGGATATCAGAAGATGGTGCGTTTGCCTTTCGCGGGATCCCTTATGCAATTCCACCGCTCGAAAATCGTCGTTGGCAACCTGCAGAATCCTTACGAAGAATCGAACACTGTTGGACGGATACTTACCTGGCACACAATTCTTCGGATGTCTGTTGGCAATGGGATGCCTCTGGTGGTGCGATTGGGACCGAAAATTGCTTGCATCTAGATGTTTTCACGCCTGAAGTTAGATATGATTCACCTTTGCCGGTAGTTGTCATGATCGGTGCAGAGACTCTTAGCAGTGGCTCTCCCGGTGTAATGCAGCCCTCTGCAAAGTTAGCGCGCGTTCGTGACATGGTTTTTGTTAGACCAAACTTCCG ATTAGGGATATTTGGTTTCTTAGCTGCGGAGCCGCTTACAAGAACAACACATCCTCCCACATCTGGAAATTATGGACTCTCGGATATTATAGCAGCACTTCAATGGGTTCAACTCAAtatcgaaaatttcggtggtaaCAAGAAGTCTGTTACTGTCTGGGGTCACCGAGCTGCAGGTACCCTTGTCACGACACTAGTTGGTACTCGGCGAACAAAAGGATTATTTTCTAGAGTTTGGATATCTAGCGGTAGCGCAATATTCCCTGGAAGAGAGTTAGAGGTTTCAGAGAAACTTAGCGAACAATTTCTCGATTCTATAAAGTGCAGTGATGCTGCCTGTTTGAGAAGTAAAAGCGCCGAAGAATTAATGGCCTCTATACCGGAGACTTGGAAATTGGGAAACGTCGGGCTTCCTGAGACCAGAGAAGCTAAATCAAAAGATGGGAGACACGAGTGGCTCGTACTTGACCGTGTTATTCTTCAAGAACCTGTTGGTCAAATTTGGACAAGGGACGAATTTACAACTAAGATCGTGATGGGCACTACAGCTCATGCTGGGGTTCCGCTTAAGTACCTGAATTCAAACATGACTCTCAACTCTACACAAGTCGAAAAAATTGTACGGGAGTCCTTGCTGGGAACAATGGGATTGGCCGATGAAGCTCTTCG gcGTTACAATGCAACACTGAAGGGTTTGTTAAGCATGATATCGGACATTCGTGTAGTATGCCCATTGCTAACAGTCGCAAGAATGAAAACTAACATTCCATTCTACGTGGCAACACAACCGCGAGGCCAAATCGCAGATCCGGACAGCGATGCTGCAGCAATACTTGGATCGTTTGCTGCACGTACACCTGCGGAAAAAAGGCATGTTTCTGCGATGCAGCAACTTTTCAATCACTATGTTTGGCACGGTGAAGTAGCTCAGGCGGATTCTAATGGTGTGAAACGAGTTCTCATTGTTGAACAAGATACGCTTCCCGAACGTGACTATCCGAATTGCGACGTTTGGATAGAAAAAAACATCGTACCGTCTTATGGCCGAGTCGATTGA
- the Nrt gene encoding neurotactin isoform X1 produces the protein MSQGDQEKSMDKKEIAEEEREKMLNAENTKHTVASPAPDSESEEQKPKKKIPIGGIKMPGFCRTKSKEPCKDDESKPVESGDSEVTEKNAKENEQNISSEKTNTPSKDSKEKEGRKGILDAIKLPLVSVFPRKKNKEGEVELGTTGAAGLASVETLNDSAGEKNPIGNEDGMETVRLDGDAPDDIESPKQHFLVACISAARRNLFVLVATLCILISVIIIICVASVGPKKASTQLVKDGNYVEAVASCGPVQGISEDGAFAFRGIPYAIPPLENRRWQPAESLRRIEHCWTDTYLAHNSSDVCWQWDASGGAIGTENCLHLDVFTPEVRYDSPLPVVVMIGAETLSSGSPGVMQPSAKLARVRDMVFVRPNFRLGIFGFLAAEPLTRTTHPPTSGNYGLSDIIAALQWVQLNIENFGGNKKSVTVWGHRAAGTLVTTLVGTRRTKGLFSRVWISSGSAIFPGRELEVSEKLSEQFLDSIKCSDAACLRSKSAEELMASIPETWKLGNVGLPETREAKSKDGRHEWLVLDRVILQEPVGQIWTRDEFTTKIVMGTTAHAGVPLKYLNSNMTLNSTQVEKIVRESLLGTMGLADEALRRYNATLKGLLSMISDIRVVCPLLTVARMKTNIPFYVATQPRGQIADPDSDAAAILGSFAARTPAEKRHVSAMQQLFNHYVWHGEVAQADSNGVKRVLIVEQDTLPERDYPNCDVWIEKNIVPSYGRVD, from the exons ATGAGCCAGGGGGATCAAGAAAAGAGCATGGATAAGAAGGAAATTGCGGAGGAGGAGAGGGAGAAGATGCTGAACGCTGAAAATACGAAGCACACGGTAGCATCGCCCGCACCAGACTCGGAATCCGAAGAACAGAAGCCTAAAAAGAAAATCCCGATTGGTGGCATTAAGATGCCTGGCTTTTGCCGTACGAAGAGCAAGGAACCCTGCAAA gaTGATGAAAGTAAACCCGTTGAATCGGGCGATAGTGAAGTGACCGAGAAAAATGCCAAAGAAAACGAGCAAAATATATCCTCGGAAAAGACGAACACGCCGAGCAAGGactcaaaagaaaaagaaggacgaAAGGGAATCCTCGACGCCATAAAGTTACCTTTGGTCTCTGTTTTCCCTCGAAAAAAGAATAAG GAAGGTGAAGTAGAATTAGGGACAACTGGAGCTGCGGGATTAGCTAGCGTTGAAACGCTTAACGATAGCGCAGGGGAAAAAAATCCCATTGGCAATGAAGATGGTATGGAAACTGTTCGACTCGATGGAGACGCTCCAGATGATATAGAATCTCCAAAGCAACACTTTCTCGTTGCTTGCATATCTGCTGCAAGAAGGAATTTGTTCGTGCTAG TGGCGACCCTATGTATTCTAATAtccgtcatcatcatcatctgCGTTGCTTCTGTCGGTCCAAAAAAAGCTTCTACGCAACTAGTAAAAGATGGAAATTACGTCGAGGCTGTTGCTTCTTGCGGCCCTGTGCAGGGGATATCAGAAGATGGTGCGTTTGCCTTTCGCGGGATCCCTTATGCAATTCCACCGCTCGAAAATCGTCGTTGGCAACCTGCAGAATCCTTACGAAGAATCGAACACTGTTGGACGGATACTTACCTGGCACACAATTCTTCGGATGTCTGTTGGCAATGGGATGCCTCTGGTGGTGCGATTGGGACCGAAAATTGCTTGCATCTAGATGTTTTCACGCCTGAAGTTAGATATGATTCACCTTTGCCGGTAGTTGTCATGATCGGTGCAGAGACTCTTAGCAGTGGCTCTCCCGGTGTAATGCAGCCCTCTGCAAAGTTAGCGCGCGTTCGTGACATGGTTTTTGTTAGACCAAACTTCCG ATTAGGGATATTTGGTTTCTTAGCTGCGGAGCCGCTTACAAGAACAACACATCCTCCCACATCTGGAAATTATGGACTCTCGGATATTATAGCAGCACTTCAATGGGTTCAACTCAAtatcgaaaatttcggtggtaaCAAGAAGTCTGTTACTGTCTGGGGTCACCGAGCTGCAGGTACCCTTGTCACGACACTAGTTGGTACTCGGCGAACAAAAGGATTATTTTCTAGAGTTTGGATATCTAGCGGTAGCGCAATATTCCCTGGAAGAGAGTTAGAGGTTTCAGAGAAACTTAGCGAACAATTTCTCGATTCTATAAAGTGCAGTGATGCTGCCTGTTTGAGAAGTAAAAGCGCCGAAGAATTAATGGCCTCTATACCGGAGACTTGGAAATTGGGAAACGTCGGGCTTCCTGAGACCAGAGAAGCTAAATCAAAAGATGGGAGACACGAGTGGCTCGTACTTGACCGTGTTATTCTTCAAGAACCTGTTGGTCAAATTTGGACAAGGGACGAATTTACAACTAAGATCGTGATGGGCACTACAGCTCATGCTGGGGTTCCGCTTAAGTACCTGAATTCAAACATGACTCTCAACTCTACACAAGTCGAAAAAATTGTACGGGAGTCCTTGCTGGGAACAATGGGATTGGCCGATGAAGCTCTTCG gcGTTACAATGCAACACTGAAGGGTTTGTTAAGCATGATATCGGACATTCGTGTAGTATGCCCATTGCTAACAGTCGCAAGAATGAAAACTAACATTCCATTCTACGTGGCAACACAACCGCGAGGCCAAATCGCAGATCCGGACAGCGATGCTGCAGCAATACTTGGATCGTTTGCTGCACGTACACCTGCGGAAAAAAGGCATGTTTCTGCGATGCAGCAACTTTTCAATCACTATGTTTGGCACGGTGAAGTAGCTCAGGCGGATTCTAATGGTGTGAAACGAGTTCTCATTGTTGAACAAGATACGCTTCCCGAACGTGACTATCCGAATTGCGACGTTTGGATAGAAAAAAACATCGTACCGTCTTATGGCCGAGTCGATTGA